A portion of the Acidisarcina polymorpha genome contains these proteins:
- a CDS encoding AsmA family protein: MAAVTATGTRRRVHRWILPLVALALTSVVVLPPLISLRSFHRRIADSISQGIGRPVRMASIKMHLLPRPGFELADFVVEEDPGFGAEPILRCAQVNAYLRLSPLWRGRLEIARIGFEEPSVNLVRNHQGRWNVDSLLSQAAQAPKLPTGERHAGNLPRFPYIDASNARVNFKFGNEKMPFSFFNADLAVWLENPGEWKIQFAAQPVRTDLSLDLANTGMLRISGSLHHASTLSQMPAQLHAEWSNAALGQLSRILSGTDANWRGELDVDADILGTLNQADLKLVARGQGIHRVEFQPRDPLNMELTCQARFTRTEQMQGVSGNHEIDRSLRAITCLAPTGDGHLLLTGSVHGLPANLDPALSLEMNNVPVETAFDGVRLVRSGFAPAVQATGAINGNFTYASSASSIRPLLQGQATVNTLTIAAPAFEKPLTLPTIHFTMNAPSAPHLSRRGKLPLGVQSLPTVQDSVLQLEPFAMGVSPAIRIPLSVSGTFTRSNFSVHLSGESHVAPMVALGRELRLLRSRSIEFEPQGTADMDITIQGPWLMPVPDSEHPIPPVSLAGSLRLHNAGLTGDYLAQPLQIPSAQALLENGTISWTASSLTYGPVHGDGSLSYPIFCMTLECGRQFSLHIGSLDAATAQNALLGAGRRRELVQELLERVDVGQHIWPTLTGNVQIAEFSIGSFTVRDLNAAVSIRDHAVEVKSLIGRALDGSLHLTGALRVSGGTPHYEVEAQLDHSSSAATAAMFKEKWGPGMINLKTRLRFSGYEREQLISSASGTFHWDWLKGGLPVDLSPGDEDGAQSALAKFDTWTADGTIAKSVLTLERSRVLRGAEVVPLTGTITFNREMNLADPSPSNSLKITGTLQKPEVLIQPERAIAAQPLEGR, encoded by the coding sequence GTGGCTGCTGTCACGGCGACCGGCACTCGGCGAAGAGTCCACCGGTGGATCCTGCCACTGGTTGCGCTGGCATTGACCTCGGTGGTCGTTTTGCCGCCATTGATCAGCCTGCGCAGCTTCCATCGGCGCATCGCGGATAGTATCAGCCAGGGAATCGGGCGGCCCGTCCGGATGGCTTCGATCAAGATGCACTTGTTGCCTCGACCGGGGTTTGAGCTGGCCGACTTCGTTGTCGAGGAAGATCCGGGCTTTGGCGCGGAGCCCATTCTCCGATGCGCCCAGGTCAATGCCTATCTGCGGCTTTCTCCTCTGTGGCGCGGGCGGCTCGAGATCGCCCGGATCGGCTTCGAAGAACCCAGCGTCAACCTGGTCCGCAACCACCAAGGCCGTTGGAATGTGGACTCGCTGCTTTCGCAGGCGGCGCAGGCGCCAAAGCTTCCGACTGGCGAACGCCACGCCGGAAACCTGCCGCGCTTTCCCTACATCGACGCGAGCAATGCGAGGGTGAACTTTAAGTTCGGCAATGAGAAGATGCCGTTTTCCTTCTTTAATGCGGACCTGGCCGTCTGGCTAGAAAATCCCGGAGAGTGGAAAATCCAGTTCGCTGCTCAACCAGTCCGCACCGATCTGAGCCTCGATCTCGCCAACACCGGCATGCTGCGCATCAGCGGCTCGCTTCATCACGCATCCACCCTCAGCCAGATGCCGGCTCAACTTCATGCGGAATGGAGCAACGCGGCGCTCGGCCAATTGAGCCGCATCCTGAGCGGCACGGACGCGAATTGGCGCGGTGAACTCGACGTCGATGCAGACATCCTCGGCACTTTGAATCAAGCAGACCTCAAACTAGTCGCAAGAGGCCAGGGCATTCATCGAGTCGAGTTCCAGCCGCGCGATCCGCTTAACATGGAGCTTACCTGCCAGGCACGCTTCACCCGCACCGAACAGATGCAAGGCGTTTCCGGAAACCATGAAATCGATCGTTCGCTGAGGGCCATCACTTGTCTCGCGCCGACAGGCGATGGCCACCTGCTGCTTACCGGTAGCGTTCACGGCCTGCCTGCCAACCTTGATCCTGCGCTTTCGCTCGAAATGAACAATGTTCCTGTCGAGACTGCCTTCGATGGCGTTCGATTGGTTCGTTCTGGTTTTGCCCCCGCCGTGCAAGCGACGGGCGCAATCAACGGAAACTTCACCTATGCAAGTTCAGCATCCTCGATTCGGCCTCTGCTGCAGGGGCAGGCTACGGTCAATACGCTGACAATAGCCGCACCAGCGTTTGAAAAACCGCTTACCCTTCCCACAATCCACTTCACCATGAACGCCCCGTCGGCGCCGCATCTCAGCCGCCGGGGCAAACTGCCGCTTGGAGTTCAATCTCTGCCGACGGTGCAGGATTCGGTGCTACAGCTCGAGCCGTTCGCCATGGGAGTGTCCCCGGCCATTCGGATCCCGCTCAGTGTCAGCGGCACATTCACGCGCTCGAACTTCAGCGTGCATCTGAGTGGGGAGTCGCACGTCGCCCCGATGGTGGCGCTAGGCAGAGAGTTAAGGTTGCTGCGGAGTCGCAGCATTGAGTTCGAGCCGCAAGGCACTGCTGACATGGACATCACCATCCAAGGGCCGTGGCTGATGCCGGTGCCGGACTCCGAACATCCAATACCGCCAGTCAGCCTCGCCGGATCGCTGCGCCTCCACAATGCCGGACTCACTGGCGATTACCTCGCTCAACCATTGCAGATTCCCTCGGCGCAAGCGCTGCTGGAGAACGGCACAATCTCCTGGACTGCCTCATCGCTAACCTATGGTCCGGTCCACGGCGATGGTTCTCTCAGCTATCCAATCTTCTGCATGACTCTTGAATGCGGCCGGCAGTTCTCCCTTCACATCGGTTCCCTCGATGCCGCCACTGCACAGAATGCTCTGCTTGGAGCAGGACGCCGCAGAGAGCTGGTGCAAGAACTTTTAGAACGAGTCGATGTGGGCCAACATATATGGCCGACTCTTACCGGAAACGTCCAGATTGCTGAGTTTTCAATAGGAAGCTTCACGGTGCGTGACCTGAACGCCGCGGTCAGCATAAGAGACCATGCGGTTGAGGTGAAGTCTTTAATCGGACGCGCACTTGACGGGTCCCTCCACCTAACTGGCGCCTTGCGAGTCTCGGGCGGAACACCTCACTACGAGGTCGAAGCACAGCTCGATCACTCGTCTTCCGCTGCAACTGCCGCGATGTTCAAAGAGAAGTGGGGACCCGGAATGATCAACTTGAAGACAAGGCTTCGGTTCTCCGGCTACGAACGGGAACAATTGATCTCTTCGGCCTCGGGAACGTTCCATTGGGATTGGCTGAAAGGCGGATTGCCGGTTGATTTATCCCCAGGAGATGAGGATGGGGCCCAATCAGCGCTGGCCAAATTCGACACCTGGACTGCAGATGGAACGATCGCCAAAAGTGTCTTAACGTTAGAAAGATCGAGGGTCCTGCGCGGCGCTGAGGTGGTGCCGCTTACCGGCACCATCACGTTTAATCGCGAGATGAATCTAGCCGACCCCTCCCCTTCCAACTCACTCAAAATCACCGGTACTCTGCAGAAACCAGAAGTTCTGATTCAGCCGGAAAGGGCTATTGCTGCCCAGCCCTTGGAGGGACGCTAA
- a CDS encoding M1 family aminopeptidase, translated as MSANNSRGQQGGSSPASPPSTSPSTPQTTPGSPAPDDQQPPAGSGKVLFSRSLEDDKANGDKVAEPSAAGQAVQKQNSPRGMSAATVARFQATDAERNALTFLAYDLDVRLVPRQESIAVRARLRVRNDGDKPLERIALQLSSALKWEQMRTAGAGVSFAQHLLDSDADHTGAVNEAVITLPRALAPQEELQLEVLYSGQISLNGERLERIGAPTAAAEKSDWDRISADFVGMRGFGNVLWYPVSAPPVLLGDGAKLFAEMGKQKQRQQQATMKMSVTAEFTAEIATPNLALLNGHVVPVVETAAPENSHAGVITASLPETTLGFSAPSLFLLARRKVQGSGVQIFAAAEDVASTQSLQTAVREVTPLVQQWLGQKPNALLTVVGLAEANDAPAEERDVFLAGFKASPDPHELDNAMVHSLAHAYFASPRPWLNEGVAQFLGSLWVEQVDGRKTALESMASERGALSLAEPATPGETGGEDLLDASDPVFYRTKSVYVLWMLRDLAGDAALAAALRSYHPEQDTTSDYFERLLEKASGKDLKWFFDAWIYHDRGLADLSITGVFPSKASVAGQWLVAVDIANDGFAEVEVPVIVRSRDTTVAERLRVPARGTVSHRMLIGSLPTEIQVNDGTVPEVAESIHLHTLTAEAK; from the coding sequence TTGAGCGCGAACAATTCGAGGGGACAACAGGGAGGATCTTCCCCAGCTTCGCCTCCTTCGACATCGCCGTCCACGCCGCAGACGACCCCGGGGAGCCCGGCTCCAGACGACCAGCAACCGCCGGCAGGAAGCGGCAAGGTGCTCTTCTCGCGGTCTCTAGAAGATGACAAGGCGAACGGCGACAAGGTCGCTGAACCGTCGGCCGCCGGCCAGGCAGTCCAGAAGCAGAACTCTCCACGGGGAATGTCAGCCGCTACCGTCGCCCGATTTCAAGCAACCGACGCGGAGCGGAATGCTCTGACTTTCCTCGCCTACGATCTGGACGTTCGCCTCGTCCCTCGTCAGGAGTCCATCGCGGTTCGAGCGCGTCTCCGGGTTCGCAATGATGGAGACAAGCCGCTCGAGCGGATCGCCTTGCAGCTATCTTCAGCGCTCAAGTGGGAGCAGATGCGCACAGCTGGCGCAGGAGTGAGCTTCGCCCAGCACCTGCTCGATAGCGATGCCGACCACACCGGCGCGGTCAATGAGGCCGTGATCACGTTGCCGCGCGCGCTTGCGCCGCAAGAGGAATTGCAGCTCGAGGTTCTCTACAGTGGGCAGATCTCCCTGAATGGAGAGCGGCTGGAGCGGATCGGCGCCCCCACAGCCGCTGCGGAAAAGTCGGATTGGGACAGGATTTCCGCAGACTTTGTCGGCATGCGCGGCTTTGGAAACGTACTCTGGTACCCGGTCAGCGCCCCCCCGGTGCTGCTCGGCGATGGAGCCAAGCTTTTTGCCGAAATGGGCAAGCAGAAACAGCGTCAGCAGCAGGCGACCATGAAAATGTCGGTGACCGCGGAGTTCACTGCGGAAATTGCGACGCCAAACCTCGCCCTTCTTAACGGACATGTCGTGCCAGTGGTCGAGACGGCTGCGCCCGAGAATTCTCATGCGGGAGTCATTACTGCGTCTCTTCCCGAGACGACTTTGGGCTTCTCGGCGCCCAGCCTGTTCTTGCTTGCGCGTCGCAAGGTGCAAGGCAGCGGCGTGCAGATATTCGCCGCGGCCGAAGATGTGGCCAGCACCCAAAGCCTGCAGACGGCGGTCAGGGAGGTGACCCCGCTGGTGCAACAGTGGCTGGGGCAGAAGCCGAATGCGCTATTGACGGTAGTGGGCCTCGCCGAGGCCAACGATGCCCCCGCGGAAGAGCGCGACGTGTTTTTGGCAGGCTTCAAGGCGTCTCCCGACCCTCACGAGCTGGATAATGCGATGGTCCACTCCCTCGCGCATGCGTACTTTGCTTCTCCCCGTCCATGGCTGAACGAGGGTGTAGCCCAATTTCTCGGAAGCTTGTGGGTTGAACAGGTTGATGGGCGGAAGACGGCTCTCGAATCCATGGCGTCGGAGCGAGGAGCGCTGTCGCTCGCAGAGCCCGCAACTCCTGGCGAGACTGGCGGCGAGGATTTGCTGGATGCCTCCGATCCGGTCTTCTATCGGACCAAGTCTGTCTATGTGCTGTGGATGCTCCGTGACTTGGCCGGCGATGCCGCGCTCGCCGCAGCGCTCCGCTCGTATCATCCCGAGCAGGACACCACCTCAGACTACTTCGAGCGCTTGTTGGAAAAGGCAAGTGGCAAGGACTTGAAGTGGTTCTTCGATGCCTGGATCTATCATGATCGCGGACTGGCCGATCTTTCGATCACCGGGGTCTTTCCCAGCAAAGCCTCTGTCGCCGGCCAGTGGCTGGTAGCCGTGGACATTGCAAACGACGGTTTCGCCGAGGTCGAGGTGCCGGTGATCGTGCGATCCCGGGATACGACTGTGGCTGAGCGGCTGCGGGTACCGGCCCGGGGAACCGTCTCCCACCGCATGTTGATTGGCAGCCTGCCTACTGAAATTCAGGTGAATGACGGCACCGTTCCCGAGGTCGCGGAGAGTATCCACCTGCATACGCTGACGGCAGAGGCGAAGTAA